The Lycium barbarum isolate Lr01 chromosome 12, ASM1917538v2, whole genome shotgun sequence genome includes a region encoding these proteins:
- the LOC132624366 gene encoding putative late blight resistance protein homolog R1A-3, with amino-acid sequence MEVEFSSQADSKTWLHKLIAMALNSFDSSQKEECWELLRLKIFPKEGFPLEELIEIGYIIAEKCQGLPLFVVLVAGLLSKIERSRDCWEKFEVNLSSKQLMDIVDMSY; translated from the coding sequence ATGGAAGTAGAATTCTCTTCACAAGCAGACTCCAAGACGTGGCTTCACAAGTTAATCGCGATGGCGCTCAACTCCTTCGATTCCTCTCAAAAAGAAGAATGTTGGGAATTGCTCCGGTTGAAGATATTCCCAAAAGAAGGTTTTCCTTTGGAAGAACTAATTGAAATTGGATACATAATTGCAGAAAAGTGTCAAGGCCTTCCTCTTTTTGTTGTTCTAGTTGCTGGACTTCTATCAAAGATAGAAAGATCTAGAGATTGTTGGGAAAAGTTTGAGGTAAATTTGAGTTCAAAACAGTTGATGGACATAGTAGATATGAGCTATTAG